The genomic segment gtcctccatgaacatgtctactcccctcttaaagcctttcaggtgggcagccatcaccacatcctgaggcagggagttccacagtttaaatgTTTGTGATCACCTTTTGCACGGGCCCTTGGATCTCCAGCATcacctctctttctcctccctgcaGTGTGTCCCTCAAGTCTGAGATTAAGAAGTTGATCTACATGCAAGTGGCGCTGTGGCTGCTGGTGGCGGCGCAGATGTGCGTCGCCCACTTCAAGTGGCTGCCCCACGACCAGGTGGCCATGCCCTACCAGTGGGAGTACCCGTACTTGCTGAGCATCATCCCTTCGCTGTTCGGCCTCCTCTCCTTTCCCCGGAACAACATCAGTTACCTGGTGCTCTCCATGATCAGCACGGGCCTCTTCTCGATAGCGCCTCTCATCTACGGCAGCATGGAGATGTTCCCGATGGCCCAGCAGCTCTACCGCCACGGCAAGGCCTACCGCTTCATCTTTGGCTTCTCCGCTGTCTCGGTGATGTACTTGCTGGTCGTGATCGCCGTGCAGGTTCACGGCTGGCAGCTCTACTACAGCAAGAAGCTGCTGGACTCCTGGTTCACCAGCacgcaggagaagaagaagaagtgaagAAATGGCCCGGAGTTTGTGTGCGGGTGGGACATTGCCTCAGGGCTGGGAGCTGGAGGTGCCTGACTCAGACAAAGGTGGAATGGGTTCGTTGTCATCCCCGTTCAGGCAAGAGATACCAAAGGCCCTGTGCATGCTAAGTGAAAGCTGAGCCATATCTTGGTATCTTCCATCTAGGGCTGGAAGACTCCCAGTTTGGTCAGCTTTCCTTGGGAGGGACTTAAGGGATCTTCTGCCTTCAGGAGAGGCATCCAGTGCCATTGGGTAAGATGTCATCCTTACGCTGCTGAAGATGCTGGGAGCTCACGATGAGTGGATTGCAAAGACATCTCCAACCTTAAAAAGACTGATTATTGCCATTCTCTTTAGCTGTACTGTAGTCTGTGAGATACTAGTCGGGTGGGACAATATTTCACGTTGAGGCCAGGATCCCTTGCATTTGGTCATCCTAGAACTCTCGATAGGGAATGCTCTAGGCCCCAGCCCCATAGAGAGAGACCTGCTCCTGTGCAgtgattctcccccctcccccggacgGGCCTCTTTGCTATGGGGGAAGAAGACCTCTTGAGCTGCTGATTTTGGCCAGGAAGAACATGGCTTCCAGCCAGATGTTGTCATGCTACGCTTTTCCTCTTTGCTCACCCACAGAGGACTGGTTTGTGGGACTGGTGCTGTGGCTCCGAACCTGGCCTGCTTTCCGTGGTCACGCAGACCAGCGCTGCTTTAGGATTCCATCCCTGTTCAAACATTCCCTTTTCCTCAGGCAGCACAGGTGCGCCTGCCCATCCCTGTCCCGTCCCCCACCCCAGCGACAGGGGCTACCTCCTCCATCCCAGGCACTGAATTTCAGCATCCCTCCTATGTGCTTCAGTACCAAATAAAGAGCTGAACTGGAGAGTCGTCCTTGTGGGTCTTTTGTGAGGGGTGGGTGTCTTGGCTGAACCTAGCGACTGCAGATTCCttcttacataagaacatcaggccaaggctcatcaagtccagcagtctgttcacacagtttccaaccaggtgcctctaggaagcccccgaacaagatgactgcagcagcagcatcctgcctgtgttccacagtacctaatataataggcatgctcctctgatactgg from the Euleptes europaea isolate rEulEur1 chromosome 1, rEulEur1.hap1, whole genome shotgun sequence genome contains:
- the JAGN1 gene encoding protein jagunal homolog 1, with product MAARAGPRAAGTDGSDFRHRERVAEHYQMSVSLKSEIKKLIYMQVALWLLVAAQMCVAHFKWLPHDQVAMPYQWEYPYLLSIIPSLFGLLSFPRNNISYLVLSMISTGLFSIAPLIYGSMEMFPMAQQLYRHGKAYRFIFGFSAVSVMYLLVVIAVQVHGWQLYYSKKLLDSWFTSTQEKKKK